In Maridesulfovibrio sp., the following proteins share a genomic window:
- a CDS encoding mannose-1-phosphate guanylyltransferase/mannose-6-phosphate isomerase has translation MIVPVILSGGSGTRLWPLSRKNHPKQLLNLTGEHSLLRNTVERGCALDDSGAPIVVCNESYRFMVAEELRSAGIEPDAIFLEPQGRNSAPAIAAAAFHIRDNDPDALMLVMPSDHAIHDLERFNSAISAAVQSARGGDLVLFGIVPDRPETGYGYIRTSGEFEPMAPQSVRAFVEKPDLETAKSYLQSGEYLWNAGIFLFSPDVFLEKLSQLEPEIYSACQTAVEKARVDLDFVRLDEESFMSSPAESVDYAVIEKVDNLSVVPFDGGWSDIGSWDSLMNERESDSAGNVITGDVLTENVGNSFLHSSSRLLGVVGVDDVIVVETTDAVLVAGREHGQEVSALVKKLNQQGREEADHHRRVYRPWGSYESVDTGDRFQVKRIIVKPGGVLSLQKHHHRAEHWVVVKGTAKVRVGDDEVLLHEDQSTYIPLGTMHRLENPGKIDLELIEVQTGSYLGEDDIQRYEDVYGRSAE, from the coding sequence ATGATTGTACCGGTTATCCTTTCCGGCGGCAGCGGAACCAGACTCTGGCCTCTTTCACGCAAGAACCACCCCAAGCAGCTTTTGAATCTCACCGGGGAACACTCCCTGTTACGTAACACCGTGGAACGCGGTTGCGCACTTGATGATTCCGGCGCGCCCATTGTGGTCTGCAATGAAAGCTACCGCTTCATGGTTGCCGAGGAACTGCGCTCTGCCGGGATTGAGCCTGATGCTATCTTTCTGGAGCCGCAGGGCCGCAATTCTGCCCCGGCCATTGCCGCCGCAGCTTTTCATATCCGTGATAATGACCCGGATGCGTTGATGCTGGTCATGCCTTCGGATCATGCCATTCATGATCTGGAAAGATTCAATTCAGCCATAAGTGCCGCGGTGCAGTCTGCCCGCGGCGGTGATCTTGTCCTTTTCGGCATTGTCCCGGACCGCCCGGAAACCGGGTACGGCTATATCCGCACCAGCGGTGAATTTGAACCGATGGCTCCGCAGTCTGTGCGGGCTTTCGTTGAAAAACCTGATCTTGAGACTGCAAAATCCTATCTGCAATCCGGGGAATATTTATGGAATGCTGGAATTTTTCTATTTAGCCCCGATGTGTTTTTGGAAAAGTTAAGTCAGCTGGAACCTGAGATTTATTCCGCCTGCCAAACCGCCGTGGAAAAAGCGCGTGTTGATTTGGATTTCGTGCGCCTTGATGAAGAAAGCTTCATGTCCAGCCCCGCAGAATCAGTGGATTATGCGGTAATCGAAAAGGTCGATAACCTCAGTGTTGTTCCTTTTGACGGCGGCTGGTCCGATATCGGTTCATGGGATTCCCTGATGAATGAAAGGGAGTCCGATTCCGCAGGGAACGTTATTACCGGGGATGTGCTGACCGAGAATGTCGGTAACAGTTTTCTGCATTCGTCCAGCCGCTTACTCGGAGTGGTTGGTGTTGATGATGTGATTGTGGTTGAAACCACAGACGCAGTTCTTGTCGCCGGACGGGAACACGGGCAGGAAGTTTCCGCGCTTGTGAAGAAATTAAATCAGCAGGGGCGCGAGGAAGCGGATCATCACCGCAGGGTCTATCGCCCGTGGGGATCATACGAATCCGTAGATACCGGGGACCGATTTCAGGTCAAGCGGATCATCGTCAAGCCGGGTGGGGTTCTCTCCCTGCAAAAGCACCATCACCGCGCCGAACATTGGGTAGTTGTCAAGGGAACCGCCAAGGTGCGGGTAGGAGATGACGAAGTCCTGCTGCACGAGGACCAGTCCACCTACATCCCCTTGGGAACCATGCATCGCTTGGAGAATCCCGGCAAGATTGATCTTGAGTTGATCGAGGTCCAGACCGGTAGTTATCTCGGTGAGGATGATATCCAGAGGTATGAGGATGTTTATGGGCGGTCTGCGGAGTAG
- a CDS encoding ribbon-helix-helix protein, CopG family encodes MQETIRARVEADLKERFELAAKDQGQSSSYLLREFMSDFVRKHEENKKRDAETLLAIESIEAGRFVEGDDVFDWLNSWGTDNVKDAPTCE; translated from the coding sequence ATGCAGGAAACAATACGTGCCCGTGTCGAGGCAGATCTGAAGGAAAGATTTGAGCTTGCGGCCAAGGATCAAGGGCAGAGTTCAAGTTATTTGTTACGCGAATTCATGTCTGATTTTGTCCGCAAACACGAAGAAAACAAAAAACGTGATGCTGAGACGTTGCTCGCTATAGAGAGTATTGAGGCAGGACGCTTTGTTGAAGGTGATGACGTTTTTGATTGGCTTAATTCGTGGGGAACAGACAATGTTAAGGATGCCCCCACATGCGAATAA
- a CDS encoding type II toxin-antitoxin system RelE/ParE family toxin, translating to MRIRFSPESVDDLKRLYEFIAEHDSDSARTIVLNLKSAINRFSQHPQLGRALEHIENVREFVFGRYVVRYTVKSEAVYILRIWHCKELR from the coding sequence ATGCGAATAAGGTTTTCTCCTGAGTCCGTTGACGATTTGAAAAGATTGTATGAATTTATTGCTGAACATGATTCTGATTCTGCACGGACTATTGTCCTTAATTTGAAAAGCGCAATTAATCGTTTCTCGCAGCACCCACAACTTGGCAGGGCTTTAGAGCATATTGAAAATGTTCGTGAGTTTGTGTTCGGAAGATATGTTGTGCGTTATACTGTGAAATCTGAAGCCGTCTACATATTGCGTATCTGGCATTGCAAAGAATTACGTTAA
- a CDS encoding NAD(P)/FAD-dependent oxidoreductase, giving the protein MSNTSSKYDVIILGAGASGLYCAMHAAARGRKVLVLDHSGKAGRKIRVAGGGKCNFTNMDVAADNYISANPHFVKSALARHNQWDFISFISEAGIEYEEREDGQLFTLEGAGLIAGLLVSKCHRAGVETLMDRQIDEVSGDGPFVVRSGAQVFEAESLVVALGSPAWPQVGASAFGYKIAEQYGLNVFPARPSLVPFTIGGRDGKFCKELSGNALPVEISCEKRTFTGDMLFTHKGISGPAVLQISNYWRRGSALTINLLPAHDISDLFEKNRAENVALHNFLARYFTRKMVGLLLEGQDADTPVSQLTKKLQLVLAERIHSWVVKPQGTEGFAKAEVAAGGVDTDEISSKTMEAKKISGLYFIGEVLDVTGWLGGYNLQWAWSSGYAAAQFV; this is encoded by the coding sequence ATGAGCAATACCTCTTCTAAATATGATGTGATTATCCTCGGGGCTGGTGCTTCCGGGCTTTATTGTGCCATGCATGCTGCTGCGCGCGGACGTAAGGTGCTGGTGCTGGACCATTCAGGTAAGGCGGGGCGCAAGATCCGTGTTGCCGGGGGCGGGAAGTGTAACTTCACCAATATGGATGTTGCGGCGGATAACTATATTTCCGCGAACCCCCATTTTGTGAAGTCTGCTCTGGCGCGGCATAATCAGTGGGATTTTATTTCATTTATTTCCGAGGCCGGGATCGAATATGAAGAGCGTGAGGATGGGCAGCTCTTTACCCTTGAGGGGGCCGGGCTGATTGCCGGACTGCTGGTTTCCAAATGCCACCGCGCTGGCGTGGAAACTCTGATGGACCGCCAGATTGACGAAGTGAGCGGCGATGGGCCTTTTGTTGTTCGCAGCGGGGCGCAGGTCTTTGAAGCTGAATCTCTGGTTGTAGCGCTGGGTTCCCCTGCATGGCCGCAGGTGGGGGCTTCGGCATTCGGGTATAAGATTGCGGAGCAGTACGGGCTGAATGTGTTTCCGGCGCGGCCTTCGCTGGTGCCGTTTACCATCGGCGGAAGGGATGGTAAGTTCTGTAAGGAGCTGAGCGGTAATGCTCTGCCTGTTGAGATCAGTTGCGAGAAACGTACTTTCACCGGGGATATGCTTTTCACCCATAAAGGAATTTCCGGCCCGGCAGTGCTCCAGATTTCCAACTACTGGCGGCGCGGTTCGGCGTTGACCATAAACTTGCTGCCAGCTCACGATATTTCGGATTTATTTGAGAAGAATCGGGCTGAGAATGTGGCCCTGCATAATTTTCTGGCGCGTTACTTTACCCGTAAGATGGTCGGGCTGCTGCTCGAAGGGCAGGACGCTGATACTCCAGTCAGTCAGTTGACCAAGAAGCTGCAGCTGGTCCTTGCAGAGCGCATTCATTCATGGGTGGTTAAGCCGCAGGGAACTGAAGGTTTCGCTAAGGCTGAGGTCGCAGCGGGCGGTGTGGATACTGACGAGATTTCCTCCAAAACCATGGAAGCCAAGAAAATATCCGGCCTTTATTTTATCGGTGAAGTGCTTGATGTGACCGGCTGGCTGGGTGGATACAATCTTCAGTGGGCATGGTCTTCTGGATATGCCGCCGCGCAGTTTGTTTAG
- a CDS encoding response regulator: MKILLVDDEKINTLSASRLLEKHGFTVTVATNGREALDKLHEDDFDCIFMDIQMPEMDGFEAISRIRDDFVFGDKSKVPIIAMTGHCYEEAFEQLEKAGVKYYICKPFDFSSMLDVIKEATGQSNMEAG; encoded by the coding sequence ATGAAAATACTTTTAGTCGACGACGAAAAAATCAATACACTTTCCGCTTCACGCCTTCTGGAAAAACATGGCTTCACAGTTACCGTAGCAACTAACGGACGAGAAGCCCTGGACAAATTGCATGAAGACGATTTCGATTGCATCTTTATGGATATCCAAATGCCGGAAATGGATGGATTTGAAGCTATTTCAAGAATCCGCGATGATTTTGTTTTCGGAGATAAGTCCAAGGTTCCAATCATAGCAATGACCGGACATTGTTACGAAGAAGCATTCGAGCAACTCGAAAAGGCAGGAGTAAAATACTACATCTGCAAACCTTTCGATTTCAGCTCAATGCTTGACGTCATCAAGGAAGCAACCGGTCAAAGCAACATGGAAGCCGGCTAA
- a CDS encoding FAD/NAD(P)-binding protein, whose product MVSNPYLPAMATIQEVIQETPNIMTFRVTLNDPKIKESFTFEPGQVGQLSAFGIGESTFVINSSPTRMDYLQFSVMRTGEVTEKLHTLSAGDQIGVRAPLGNHFPYEDMKGKDIVFVGGGIGMAPLRTLLYYMLDNRKDYGKITLLYGARSPVDMAYQYELPEWLERDDLDTHLTIDAEYEGWEHNVGLIPNVLLDIAPKPENSVAITCGPPIMIKFTVQALAKLGFKDEQIVTTLEKRMKCGVGICGRCNIGTSYVCQDGPVYTYDQLKKLPNEM is encoded by the coding sequence ATGGTTAGCAATCCTTACCTTCCTGCAATGGCCACCATTCAGGAAGTCATTCAGGAAACTCCCAATATCATGACCTTCCGGGTGACTTTGAACGACCCGAAGATCAAAGAAAGTTTCACCTTCGAACCCGGTCAGGTAGGACAGTTGTCCGCCTTTGGAATAGGTGAATCCACTTTCGTAATCAACTCTTCCCCAACCCGCATGGATTACCTGCAGTTCAGTGTAATGCGCACCGGGGAAGTTACTGAAAAACTGCACACCCTGAGTGCAGGAGACCAGATCGGCGTGCGTGCACCTCTGGGCAACCACTTCCCCTACGAAGACATGAAAGGCAAAGACATCGTTTTCGTCGGTGGTGGTATCGGTATGGCCCCTCTGCGCACCCTGCTCTACTACATGCTCGACAACCGCAAAGACTACGGCAAGATCACCCTGCTCTACGGCGCAAGGTCCCCCGTGGACATGGCTTACCAGTATGAGCTGCCAGAATGGCTGGAACGCGACGACCTCGATACCCATCTGACCATTGATGCGGAATACGAGGGCTGGGAACACAACGTGGGTCTGATCCCCAACGTGCTTCTGGATATCGCACCCAAACCGGAAAATTCTGTGGCAATCACCTGCGGTCCGCCGATCATGATCAAATTCACCGTGCAGGCTCTCGCCAAGCTCGGTTTCAAGGATGAGCAGATTGTGACCACCCTTGAAAAACGCATGAAATGCGGCGTCGGCATCTGCGGCCGCTGCAACATAGGCACCAGCTACGTATGTCAGGACGGTCCCGTCTACACATATGACCAGCTCAAAAAACTGCCGAACGAAATGTAA
- a CDS encoding 4Fe-4S dicluster domain-containing protein — translation MAKFIKSEKVSAWLDELGQKHEVLAPRNEGDAIVFKPYDAKKGFNIEREATAPPKKACFPQSETLVKFSHIKDLENPEIVALDVKETIPDSSWVVFGSRPCDARGFTMFDRVYLNGKHVDVYYKARRENTFFITLACEKGETTCFCNWVGSGPSDTTGSDVLMVPVDGGYFLEAVSDRGEALLSSSMLEDGGSKQADADKFRAEADQTMGEAKDLSKAPEQLLKAFDDMGFWEEQSSKCLSCGACTYLCPTCYCFNITDESDGVKGERIRSWDNCMSNTFTLEASGHNPRPTKAHRLKNRVGHKFSYYPDLHGGVISCCGCGRCIKSCPVGVDIREIVLNAIAYEAKEKADG, via the coding sequence ATGGCAAAATTCATCAAATCCGAAAAGGTTTCGGCATGGCTGGACGAACTGGGCCAGAAACACGAAGTACTCGCTCCCCGCAATGAGGGCGACGCCATTGTGTTCAAACCCTACGATGCCAAGAAAGGTTTCAATATCGAGCGTGAAGCTACAGCCCCGCCCAAGAAGGCATGCTTCCCCCAGAGTGAAACCCTGGTTAAATTCAGCCACATTAAAGATCTTGAGAATCCAGAGATAGTTGCTCTTGATGTAAAGGAAACCATTCCCGATTCATCATGGGTTGTTTTCGGCAGCCGTCCCTGTGACGCTCGCGGATTCACCATGTTCGACCGTGTTTACCTGAACGGAAAACACGTGGACGTATATTACAAAGCCCGCAGAGAAAACACCTTCTTCATCACCCTCGCGTGTGAAAAAGGCGAAACAACCTGCTTCTGTAACTGGGTTGGTTCAGGCCCGTCCGATACTACCGGGTCCGACGTGCTCATGGTTCCCGTGGACGGCGGCTACTTCCTCGAAGCAGTCAGTGACCGCGGCGAAGCCCTGCTTTCCAGCTCCATGCTGGAAGACGGCGGTTCCAAACAGGCTGATGCCGATAAATTCCGTGCAGAAGCCGACCAGACCATGGGCGAAGCAAAAGATCTTTCCAAAGCCCCCGAGCAGCTTCTCAAAGCTTTCGACGACATGGGCTTCTGGGAAGAACAGTCCTCTAAATGCCTCAGTTGCGGCGCATGCACCTATCTCTGCCCCACCTGCTACTGTTTCAACATCACCGACGAATCCGACGGAGTCAAAGGTGAGAGAATCAGAAGCTGGGACAACTGCATGTCCAACACATTCACCCTTGAGGCCAGCGGACACAACCCCCGCCCCACCAAGGCCCATCGCCTGAAAAACAGGGTCGGCCACAAGTTCAGCTACTACCCTGACCTGCACGGCGGAGTTATCTCCTGCTGCGGTTGCGGTCGCTGCATCAAGAGCTGTCCCGTGGGTGTGGATATCCGTGAAATCGTCCTGAACGCTATTGCATACGAAGCAAAGGAGAAGGCAGATGGTTAG
- a CDS encoding 4Fe-4S dicluster domain-containing protein, whose product MKNLEDLKKQIKDGLSELDVVIGWTDSFDPLHATPHFMRSEADVDKLKVDALSVHNLATYLPSLKGKKVGIVVKGCDSRSVVELLQENLIKREDVTIFGFGCNGVVDQTKIRRAVGDVGNIEACEVTDSEVKITAGGKEHKLPMADVMSDKCLTCRYPNAVLSDQFVGEEIKATASFEDGYKDLEEFEAKSTEEKFAFWLGEMDRCIRCYACRNACPMCVCRDHCVAQSRDPHWLSQEAHVRDKWMFQVIHAYHLTGRCTECGECQRACPVDIPILLFKKKFNKEIKEVFNYEAGLDPEATPPLQTFKIDEPTIKEKEW is encoded by the coding sequence GTGAAAAATCTGGAAGATCTTAAAAAACAAATTAAGGACGGACTGTCTGAGCTTGATGTCGTCATCGGCTGGACAGACAGCTTCGATCCGCTGCACGCCACTCCGCACTTCATGCGCAGTGAAGCAGATGTAGATAAATTGAAAGTGGACGCTCTTAGCGTTCACAACCTCGCCACCTACCTGCCTTCCCTCAAGGGTAAAAAGGTCGGTATCGTGGTTAAAGGCTGTGACAGCCGTTCAGTTGTCGAACTGCTGCAGGAAAATCTCATCAAACGTGAAGACGTGACTATCTTCGGTTTCGGCTGCAACGGTGTTGTAGACCAGACCAAGATCCGCCGCGCGGTTGGTGATGTCGGTAATATTGAAGCCTGCGAAGTGACTGACTCCGAAGTCAAAATCACTGCTGGCGGCAAGGAGCACAAGCTTCCCATGGCTGATGTCATGTCTGACAAATGCCTTACCTGCCGCTACCCCAACGCAGTTCTCTCCGACCAGTTCGTGGGAGAAGAAATCAAAGCTACCGCTTCCTTTGAAGACGGCTACAAAGACCTCGAAGAATTCGAAGCCAAGTCCACAGAAGAGAAATTCGCATTCTGGCTGGGAGAAATGGACCGCTGCATCCGCTGCTACGCCTGCCGCAACGCATGCCCCATGTGTGTATGCCGCGACCACTGTGTCGCTCAGAGCCGCGATCCGCACTGGCTGAGCCAGGAAGCCCATGTCCGCGACAAGTGGATGTTTCAGGTTATCCATGCCTACCACCTGACCGGCCGCTGCACCGAGTGCGGTGAATGTCAGCGCGCCTGCCCGGTAGACATTCCCATCCTGCTCTTCAAGAAGAAGTTCAATAAGGAAATCAAGGAAGTCTTCAACTACGAAGCCGGACTTGATCCTGAGGCAACACCTCCGCTTCAGACCTTCAAAATTGATGAACCGACAATCAAGGAGAAGGAGTGGTAG
- a CDS encoding hydrogenase iron-sulfur subunit, with amino-acid sequence MPVLEGKELRIVGFLCNWCSYGGADTAGVGRFTQPTDLRIIKVPCSGRIDPLFIVKTLMSGADGVLVSGCHPNDCHYAEGNFYARRRLEMLKRFISMLGIEPERFDYTWVSASEGQRWQEVVTKFTEQIHKLGPARKIEGPDAEATLKLMEESL; translated from the coding sequence ATGCCGGTTCTAGAAGGTAAAGAACTCAGAATCGTCGGTTTTCTCTGCAACTGGTGCTCTTACGGCGGCGCGGATACCGCAGGCGTAGGTAGATTCACCCAGCCAACCGACCTGAGAATCATCAAAGTCCCCTGTTCAGGAAGAATTGATCCTCTGTTTATTGTGAAGACACTCATGTCCGGCGCGGACGGAGTGCTCGTGTCCGGTTGCCACCCCAATGACTGCCACTACGCAGAAGGCAACTTCTATGCCCGCCGCAGGCTTGAAATGCTTAAAAGGTTTATTTCCATGCTGGGAATCGAGCCTGAGCGTTTCGACTACACCTGGGTTTCCGCATCAGAAGGCCAGCGCTGGCAGGAAGTTGTGACCAAGTTCACCGAACAGATTCACAAACTCGGCCCGGCCCGTAAGATCGAGGGCCCCGATGCCGAGGCGACACTCAAATTGATGGAAGAATCCCTCTAA
- a CDS encoding CoB--CoM heterodisulfide reductase iron-sulfur subunit A family protein: MKIGVFVCHCGTNIEGTVDTAAVAAAAREFPGVVFATDTMYACSEPGQDEIIEAIKEHKLDGVVVASCTPRMHEPTFRKTLERAGLNRYLFEMANIREHVSWIGRDREANTNKATDLVRMAAAKLLNNKPLNAKFFDMNKRVMIVGGGVAGIQAALDCADGGLEVILVEKTSSIGGKMAKLDKTFPTVDCSSCILGPRMVDVAQHPNITLYACSEIEEVNGYVGNFSVKVKRKATYVDWDKCTGCGICMEKCPSKKADNPFDEELGKTTAINIPFPQAIPKKAVIDPNFCIKIKRDKCGVCAKVCPSEAIVYDQVEEFVVEEVGAVVAATGFDLVDWTVYGEYGGGEYPDVITSLQYERMLSASGPTEGHIKRPSDGKEPKNVVFIQCVGSRDKSIGRPYCSGFCCMYTAKQAILTKDHCPESQSYVFYMDIRSPGKMFDEFTRRAQEEYGARYIRGRVSMIYPKGDKLVVRGADTLMGDQVEIDADLVVLAVGAEAAVGASDLAKKLRISYDAYGFFMEGHPKLKPVETNTAGVFLAGSCQGPKDIPSSVAQGSAAAAKVLAMFSKDQLESDPAVSVVDIKRCIGCGKCISTCPFGAIKEIDFRGQTKANVIETICQGCGICTSTCPQGAIQLQHFTDNQILAEVNAVCRF; the protein is encoded by the coding sequence ATGAAAATAGGAGTCTTTGTCTGCCATTGCGGGACAAACATCGAAGGTACCGTGGACACCGCTGCCGTTGCCGCAGCCGCACGGGAATTCCCCGGTGTTGTTTTCGCAACAGATACAATGTACGCCTGCTCCGAACCCGGACAGGACGAGATAATAGAAGCAATCAAGGAACACAAACTCGACGGCGTGGTCGTAGCATCCTGCACACCCAGAATGCACGAACCCACTTTCCGCAAAACGCTGGAAAGAGCGGGGCTGAACCGCTACCTGTTCGAGATGGCCAACATCAGGGAACACGTTTCCTGGATCGGCCGCGACCGCGAAGCCAACACCAACAAGGCCACTGACCTTGTTCGCATGGCAGCAGCAAAACTGCTCAATAACAAGCCCCTTAATGCCAAATTCTTTGACATGAACAAAAGGGTTATGATTGTTGGCGGCGGTGTAGCCGGTATTCAGGCTGCGCTGGACTGTGCTGACGGCGGGCTAGAGGTTATCCTTGTTGAAAAAACATCCTCCATCGGCGGTAAGATGGCTAAACTGGATAAGACATTCCCCACAGTGGACTGCTCCAGTTGTATCCTCGGCCCCCGTATGGTTGACGTTGCCCAGCACCCCAACATCACCCTTTACGCCTGCTCTGAAATTGAGGAAGTAAACGGTTACGTGGGCAACTTCTCCGTCAAGGTTAAAAGAAAAGCCACTTATGTTGACTGGGACAAATGTACCGGTTGCGGTATCTGCATGGAAAAATGCCCCAGCAAAAAAGCGGACAACCCCTTTGACGAGGAATTAGGCAAAACCACTGCCATCAATATCCCCTTTCCGCAGGCTATCCCCAAGAAAGCGGTTATTGATCCAAACTTCTGTATAAAAATCAAACGCGATAAATGCGGCGTATGCGCCAAGGTCTGCCCTTCCGAAGCCATCGTTTACGATCAGGTTGAAGAGTTTGTTGTCGAAGAAGTTGGAGCTGTTGTTGCAGCAACAGGCTTCGACCTCGTGGACTGGACTGTTTACGGCGAATACGGCGGCGGTGAATACCCTGATGTAATCACCTCCCTGCAGTACGAGCGTATGCTCTCAGCTTCCGGCCCCACCGAGGGACACATCAAGCGTCCATCCGATGGCAAGGAACCCAAGAACGTTGTCTTTATTCAGTGCGTAGGCTCCCGTGATAAATCCATCGGACGCCCCTACTGCTCCGGCTTCTGCTGCATGTACACTGCGAAGCAGGCCATCCTGACTAAAGACCACTGCCCTGAATCACAGTCCTACGTATTTTACATGGACATCCGTTCCCCGGGCAAAATGTTCGACGAATTCACCCGCCGGGCACAGGAAGAATACGGCGCAAGGTACATCCGTGGCCGCGTATCCATGATCTACCCCAAAGGCGACAAGCTCGTCGTCCGCGGTGCCGACACCCTCATGGGTGATCAGGTTGAAATTGACGCGGATCTCGTTGTCCTCGCAGTCGGTGCTGAAGCTGCCGTCGGTGCTTCCGATCTGGCCAAGAAACTTCGCATCTCCTACGATGCCTACGGTTTCTTCATGGAAGGACACCCCAAACTGAAGCCAGTTGAAACCAACACCGCCGGTGTTTTCCTTGCAGGGTCCTGTCAGGGTCCCAAAGACATTCCTTCCTCCGTTGCACAGGGTAGTGCAGCGGCGGCAAAAGTTCTGGCAATGTTCTCCAAGGACCAACTGGAAAGTGACCCCGCAGTTTCTGTTGTTGATATCAAACGCTGCATCGGTTGCGGCAAATGCATCAGCACCTGTCCTTTTGGAGCGATCAAAGAGATCGACTTCCGCGGACAGACCAAAGCTAATGTAATCGAAACCATATGTCAGGGCTGCGGTATCTGCACATCCACCTGCCCGCAGGGTGCAATCCAGCTCCAGCACTTCACTGACAACCAGATTCTCGCGGAGGTTAACGCAGTATGCCGGTTCTAG
- a CDS encoding CoB--CoM heterodisulfide reductase iron-sulfur subunit B family protein — protein sequence MSDSLTYAYYPGCSGAGTSMEYDMSTRAVCQKLGINLTDIPDWSCCGSTPAHTVDHTLSSALSARNLQLVEQMNLETAITPCPSCLTNLKTAEHRMEKDEMREKVNKLLEVPYNGGVATKSVLQILVEDLGLDALKESTVKPLKGLKVAAYYGCIMNRPPEVMNFDDPEHPMAMDNIMKAMGATVLPFPLKVECCGASFGIPRKDVVMKLSGKLLDAADDLGVDALVTACPLCQMNLDLRQSQVNSATSAKHNLPIFYYTQLMGIALGMSEKELGMDKLCVSPRNALNAIGKEEKK from the coding sequence ATGAGTGATTCCTTAACATATGCATACTATCCTGGGTGCTCCGGCGCAGGAACATCCATGGAATACGACATGTCCACCCGGGCAGTCTGTCAGAAGCTTGGGATCAATCTCACAGATATCCCCGACTGGAGCTGCTGCGGATCAACCCCGGCCCATACTGTGGACCATACCCTTTCAAGCGCACTTTCCGCCCGCAACCTACAGCTGGTGGAACAGATGAACCTGGAAACAGCGATAACTCCCTGTCCCAGCTGCCTGACCAACCTCAAAACCGCAGAACATCGTATGGAAAAGGATGAAATGCGCGAGAAGGTCAACAAGCTGCTTGAGGTTCCCTACAATGGCGGAGTTGCGACTAAGTCAGTACTTCAGATTCTTGTCGAAGATCTCGGTCTCGATGCTCTGAAGGAAAGCACAGTAAAACCGCTGAAGGGTCTTAAAGTTGCCGCTTACTACGGCTGCATCATGAACCGTCCCCCAGAAGTAATGAACTTCGATGATCCCGAACATCCCATGGCCATGGACAACATAATGAAAGCCATGGGTGCTACTGTACTCCCCTTCCCCTTGAAGGTTGAATGCTGTGGAGCTTCTTTCGGTATCCCGCGTAAGGATGTGGTCATGAAATTGTCCGGCAAGCTGCTTGATGCGGCGGATGATCTCGGCGTGGATGCGCTGGTCACTGCCTGCCCCCTGTGCCAGATGAACCTTGACCTGCGTCAATCACAGGTCAACTCTGCCACAAGCGCCAAGCACAACCTCCCCATTTTCTACTACACACAGCTCATGGGTATTGCGCTGGGCATGAGTGAAAAAGAACTGGGAATGGACAAACTCTGCGTGAGCCCCCGAAACGCACTCAATGCCATCGGCAAAGAAGAGAAAAAATAG
- a CDS encoding 4Fe-4S dicluster domain-containing protein — protein MGIVNITKTYDADFVKQVEKESGQNMSLCYQCGNCTAGCPYTFAYDIPVSRIMRLVQAGQKETVLKCKSLWLCATCESCTTRCPNNIDVAHIMDVLRHMARREGYAPVPTVKKFWDSFLDSVENNGRVFEVGLLAAYVAKTGRFWTDIDLGPKVLPKGKMHFKPHEIQGKDEIKKIFQRFEEESRK, from the coding sequence ATGGGAATAGTTAACATTACTAAGACTTACGATGCCGATTTTGTAAAGCAGGTAGAAAAAGAAAGCGGACAGAATATGTCCCTTTGCTACCAGTGCGGTAACTGTACCGCGGGATGTCCGTACACATTCGCGTACGACATCCCTGTAAGCAGAATCATGCGTCTGGTTCAGGCAGGGCAAAAGGAAACTGTGCTCAAGTGCAAATCCCTCTGGCTTTGCGCGACCTGTGAATCATGCACCACAAGGTGCCCTAACAACATCGACGTGGCTCACATTATGGATGTGCTGCGCCATATGGCCCGCAGAGAAGGTTATGCTCCGGTGCCTACGGTCAAGAAATTCTGGGACAGCTTCCTCGATTCTGTTGAAAACAACGGAAGAGTATTCGAAGTAGGTCTGCTTGCTGCATATGTAGCTAAAACAGGCAGATTCTGGACTGATATTGATCTGGGACCGAAAGTATTGCCCAAGGGCAAGATGCATTTCAAACCCCACGAAATACAGGGCAAGGATGAAATCAAAAAAATCTTCCAAAGATTCGAAGAGGAGTCCCGCAAATGA